ATTTCCTGTTCAGCAGCAGTTGGGAGTCTATACGGAATGCAGAGCTTGGGCTGAACAAGCCACCGCCACCCCCGAACGTCTGGGAAAGCTTTCCCTTTTTGAAGCGATACCATGGTGGCATACGGACCTTGGTTAGCCGGGAAAAGAACGTACCTGAGTATCCGACCAAGCAGGATATCGACCCCGAGCTACCAGCCGAACAACAAAAGGAGGGCACGAAAGAGCAAAGATCACAAGGCTCACATATTGCCGATTCAATAGAATTCGACCCGTATCCGGAATACAGCAGTGAGAGTTATGTGGCCAAGTACGGGCCTGTGGAGACGTGCTACCTGGATGCGAACGATACCATCAAGATTCCTGGCCTACGAGCATACAAGGGCGTCCCGGAAGGCTTGCCAGATAATGTCATTGGAAGCTACGAGACCTTGGGCTTGAGAAACGACATTTGCTTTGAGCGCTTCGGTCGATTGGGCCCATACGGTTTGGGCTACAGTAAGAGACGGGGTGGTACTGGCGCAGGCATGGAAGGAGATCGCGAGGGCATCGAAGACGTCTGGAAGACGACCCCAGAGGTCGACTTTCGCGATATCAACTGGACAGAGGCTTCTCAGCGTTGTTTGCAAAAGAACAAAGGGCGCTTCCAAAAGCAACGCAAGAAGCAGGCAAACTCGTTCCAGATGCAGAAGCGCGATGCGGACATCGCTAGCACGGCACCTGTCAACACCGCAACTCCCGAGAAGTCAAACGCAGTGCACAAGACGCTTCTCCCCCGGACTGCAGTACTCCTCCGAACATGGTGGGACTACCAGTACGATGACGAAGATCTCATGTACCTCCGCGCTCTCATCTCCGAGCTGACCCTTGCATCGGGTGGCGAGTACGAAGTGCACTTCCTCATCCACGTCAAGGACGACAACAAGCAGATTTGGGCCGACGAGAAGGTTTACGCGGAAGTCCTTAAGAATGCTTTGCCCGCCGAATTTGCAGGTATGGGTACGCTATGGTCTGAACGTCAGATGAGCCTGATCTATGGTGGCCTTGAAGAGTCCAACTACCGCGGTCTGCCCGTTCACGGTGCTTACCGTTCTACTTTCATGCCTGTCACTTACTTTGCGCACCAACATCCCGAGTTTGACTTCTTCTGGCACTGGGAGATGGACGTCCGATATACTGGACATTTCTATCATCTCTTTGAACAAGTCTCCAAATGGACCACTGCTCAACCGCGTAAAGGACTCTGGGAGCGTAACGCACGCTTCTACGTACCGTCAGTGCACGAAACATGGGAAGACTTCAAGCACACGGTGCGTGTTCAGACTGAGCACGGCACGAACAATCAAGCCAACAGATGGTCCTCGCATCTTCCCCCAAACCCGCACGTTCCGGTACCGGAGATGCAAAAGCCAGAGAAGCCCATCTGGGGCCCAGAACTTCCACAAGACTACCCAGACATCGAGATTGACGAAGCTGTGAAGCCCAACACTACCATACTTGAAGACAAGTACGAGTGGGGCGTCGGCGAACCGGCCGATCTGATCGTCTTCAACCCTCTATTCGACCCAGACCACACAAACTGGATCCTGGCGGACGATGTCACAGGCTACGACAAGAAGAACGGGCTCCCACCACGGCGAACCGCAATCAACACCTCAGGCCGGCTATCAAGGCGACTCCTCGAGACTATGCACCGCGAACAATACCGCTTCCGCCACACCATGTTTAGTGAAATGTGGCCGGCATCATGCGCCTTGCACCATGGCCTCAAGGCTGTCTACGCACCCCACCCCGTCTTCGTCGACCGCAAGTGGCCCACACAGTACCTCGCTGCTATCTTCAACAACGGACGGAATGGCGCTTCGGGCGGTGCGCGTATGTCTGTTTTCTCAGATGAAAGACAACATAACTTCCTTGGCACGACTTGGTACTACCATGCTGGGTTTGCACCTAACTTGTGGAAGCGCTGGCTCGGGTACAAGGTCGATAACGACGGCGGTGAGGAGGAAGAGCTTTCGCACGAGGGGCGTATGTGTTTGCCTGGTGTGCTGTTGCATCCTGTTAAGCAGGTTGACTTAATACAGGAGCGTGTTGAGGAGACCAAAAAGGAGGAGTAAGGTGAAGTGTTGCAAAGAGTGTTAATGTTGATGATGCAATGTTGGTGTATAGGCGTAAGGTGTATTTGTATCGACGCTACTTTACTGTTACTTGGATTCTTGACTGGATATCCGTTTAGAGCATTACGATGAGGGGAAGTGAATTTATTTCTGTGGAAGTGTTATAGGGTTATGTGTGCATCGCGTTTGGCGCTCATCTTAGCTTGGATATTTAGTGTTGAACGTGTTCTATATCTacgaagaagaagcaagACTCCTGTATCTACAAATAATGGTCCATGATCTCAAAACCATCCTCTTGATTTCTCCATCTGGCTCACAACCCTCACGTCCTAATAACTCCTCGGTAATCCCAACACCTTCTCGCCCACATAATTCAATATCATCTCCCTACTAACCGGCGCAATCCTCGGCACCAAACTCTCCCTAAACCACCTCTCAACATCATACTCCTCCGCATACCCCATACCCCCATGCGTTAACACAGCCCTCTCACACGCACGAAAGGCTGCCTCAGCAGCAAGATACTTTGCACTATTCGCCGCCACGCCCACCTCATCGTGCGTCACCGTACTGCCCTCCTGCTGACTCTCATCATACAACTGCGCCGCATGATACGTCGCCAGCTTCGCCGCTTCAAGCGCCATATACGCGTCTGCAAGCGGATGCGCAATACCCTGATTCATACCAATAGGTCTGTTAAATACTTCACGTGTGCGTGCGTATTCTGCGGCGCGGGATAGGGCACAGTACCCCAAACCGAGTGCTTCACCCGCGAGGAGACACCGCTCCGCATTCATTCCCTGAAGGATAATCTTGAACCCGTGGTTCTCAGCACCGATAAGCGAAGAAGCGGGGACACGGTACTTGTCGAAGAAGACTTGATTCGCATCGACTGCTCTACCACCCATTTTGCGGATGCGGCGGATTTCCAGGGCGGGGTTTGCGCGGTCGAGGGGGATGCAGAGGAGACTGAGGCCGTGGGATCTTTTCTTCCCTCCATCATCTTTACCAATACTCTTACCACCATCACTGTCTCCGTCGCCTGTTCGTGCCAAAAGCATCATAACCCCCGCCACCTGCGCCGCCGTAATCCAAACCTTCTCCCCACTAATCACATACTCATCCCCTTCCCTCACAGCCCGCGTCCTCAACCCCAAAGTATCCAACCCACTCCCCGGCTCCGTAACCCCAAAACACACTCTTACTTCCCCCTTTACTATCCGTGGCACTAGACTCTCGCACATTTCAGCACTGCCGTGCCGTACAAGCGGCTGCGTGGCGTATACATTCCCGTGTACTGCTTGTGCGCCTGCCATTCCGGCCCCGGACTCAGATATCGTTTGCATCATCATTGTTGCTTCGGAGATGCCGAGCCCGGAGCCGCCGTAGCACGTGGGCAGTGCGATGCCGAGCCAGCCGCCAGCCGCGAGCGCGGAGTGGAAGGTGCTGGGGTCTTTGGCTTCAGTGTCGTGGCTGCGCCAGTAGTGGTCTGGGAAAGATGTACAGAGGGATTGGATGGCGGTGCGGATTTCAAGTTGAGTTTGGGTGAAGTTTGAGGTGGACATTATACGGGGATGGGGTGTGTGGGAGAAGTGACGGGCGAGACATGGTTTGTGACGTATGGAACGGATAGTGTGTTTGGCTGTGAGGGAGAACATGGCTTTTGTGTGTGTTTTTGTGGCATGGGTGGGGTTTACATTTGGTCATGTTTGTTGGGGGAGGATGTACTTGATGTGTATGTTGTATAGCCGACTTGATGTTCACGACGAGAGGGGTTAGTGTCTTTGCCGAGGTCAGATAACCGAATCTGCAGCGGCGTGGTGTAATGACACTTTTTGTCGCTTTGAATTCCCTACTTGCATTTGGGTATATACTATTACCCCCTAATCGAGTTCATGCGCCGACTACTGTTACTTACAATCGACGAATTTAGTGACTCCAACGCCCGAAGAAAGACATGCATAACAGCCCACATTGAGCGTCTGCTTCTTTTGAAAGTCCTCAGCTCGTATCCCCATAAGCTTTACTCAAGCCTTGTCATCTGAACGACGGCTCGTAACCTTGCAAGGGAAGCCATGAACCGGGTGTGCTGCACCCTGAGGAACCTGATACGCCCTCTCACCAAACACTGTCTTGATACCAGATGACGGATCCTGTCGATCCCACTCATCGTACTGATCCTTGACATCAAACTCACGCACCGTCATAGCCAGGGTGATCTTGATATCAAGCATAGCAAGGGTCTGGCCTAGGCAGTTACGCGGGCCAAACTCAAAAGGACGCCAGCCGCCCTTTGGAGGGTACAGAGGATGACCAGGTTCGACGAGCCAGCGCTCAGGAATGAAATTGTGGGGTTCAGGCCAGTAGTTGGGGTTTCGCTGGATGGCGCCGTGAACGACCCAGATGTTGAGGCCTTCAGTGGGGTATTTGGTACCGTTCTTGTCCTGTAGGAAAACACCAGGACGACCGCCTCGCATACCTGAAGCTGGAGGAAACAAGCGAAGAGTCTCTTTGATCACCGCAGTCGTGTATGGCAGCTTGTTCACCTGCTCTGGGCGCTCCTTGATTATCTCAACAGCAGAGTCGACGTCTCCACCAAAGACCTCGTCGTGCTCGGCACGGATCTTGGCCAGGGCTTCAGGGTACTTGGACAGCATGTGGAAACTGTATACAATGGTAGCGGCAGTTGAGTCGTGACCAGCGAATAGGAAAAGACGAATCTGCGTCGTTGCCCATTTCTTGAACTGAGCGTCCAGCTTCTCAGAAGCCTTGCGCTCGCCCATGTATGCTGCAATTGCGATATCCATGACTGACTTGGCACGCGTGTCTGGCTCGTTGGTCCTCCAGTCCTCGTATCGCTTGTCCAACTCGGTGTTGATGTAGCGATCCATGGTCTTGCCATTATGCCATTCAATCAGCGGCCTCATGGGGTTCCAGCGCTTGAACGGGTTCATCTCTTCATCTTGGCAGTGCCATTCGATGGAACTCCTCATAGCAGCGGCAAGGTCGTTGTGTCCAGTCATTGAGTGGAGGCGAGCATTTCTGGCCATGTTAGTCGCTTGAAAAGAGGAGTGCTTTCAGCTATTCTACTTACATGGTGATAGCTCCAATCAAGTCCATCATGTAGTCGCATGTCAGTCGATCAAGCGAGAAAGTATCACCTTTCTTCGCATGTTCCCGCAGCAGTGCCACATAGACCTCAGCTTCTTCGATGATGTGCGGCGTGCTCTCGAGCATGACCCTGTCACTGAAACCGGGGTTGAAGAGAGCCCTCGAACGCTTCCACTCAGCGCCATTCATGTCAAACAGGTTTGGTCCACCTGCAAACGGTGCAAAGAACGGAATGAGAATTGCTGGCTTAGGGAGGTCATGTTCCGGGCCGCAAGCCTGCATGGCAAGATCTGGGGAAGTGACGACCAGCAACGGGCTCGTAAAAGGCCAGAGGT
This sequence is a window from Pyrenophora tritici-repentis strain M4 chromosome 4, whole genome shotgun sequence. Protein-coding genes within it:
- a CDS encoding DUF3405 domain containing protein; translated protein: MLGFRPLSVGKRKTQSYNQAPNHDGDVDGGDLNEKGYASDDYEAYMSSGTSSPLSSRQSSGAYDQNPNNIESRPLRPSTKSHRRNPSKPTVSAYSYRNPRACTRYFGLAVASTLLFFMYFLFSSSWESIRNAELGLNKPPPPPNVWESFPFLKRYHGGIRTLVSREKNVPEYPTKQDIDPELPAEQQKEGTKEQRSQGSHIADSIEFDPYPEYSSESYVAKYGPVETCYLDANDTIKIPGLRAYKGVPEGLPDNVIGSYETLGLRNDICFERFGRLGPYGLGYSKRRGGTGAGMEGDREGIEDVWKTTPEVDFRDINWTEASQRCLQKNKGRFQKQRKKQANSFQMQKRDADIASTAPVNTATPEKSNAVHKTLLPRTAVLLRTWWDYQYDDEDLMYLRALISELTLASGGEYEVHFLIHVKDDNKQIWADEKVYAEVLKNALPAEFAGMGTLWSERQMSLIYGGLEESNYRGLPVHGAYRSTFMPVTYFAHQHPEFDFFWHWEMDVRYTGHFYHLFEQVSKWTTAQPRKGLWERNARFYVPSVHETWEDFKHTVRVQTEHGTNNQANRWSSHLPPNPHVPVPEMQKPEKPIWGPELPQDYPDIEIDEAVKPNTTILEDKYEWGVGEPADLIVFNPLFDPDHTNWILADDVTGYDKKNGLPPRRTAINTSGRLSRRLLETMHREQYRFRHTMFSEMWPASCALHHGLKAVYAPHPVFVDRKWPTQYLAAIFNNGRNGASGGARMSVFSDERQHNFLGTTWYYHAGFAPNLWKRWLGYKVDNDGGEEEELSHEGRMCLPGVLLHPVKQVDLIQERVEETKKEE
- a CDS encoding CaiA, Acyl-CoA dehydrogenase is translated as MSTSNFTQTQLEIRTAIQSLCTSFPDHYWRSHDTEAKDPSTFHSALAAGGWLGIALPTCYGGSGLGISEATMMMQTISESGAGMAGAQAVHGNVYATQPLVRHGSAEMCESLVPRIVKGEVRVCFGVTEPGSGLDTLGLRTRAVREGDEYVISGEKVWITAAQVAGVMMLLARTGDGDSDGGKSIGKDDGGKKRSHGLSLLCIPLDRANPALEIRRIRKMGGRAVDANQVFFDKYRVPASSLIGAENHGFKIILQGMNAERCLLAGEALGLGYCALSRAAEYARTREVFNRPIGMNQGIAHPLADAYMALEAAKLATYHAAQLYDESQQEGSTVTHDEVGVAANSAKYLAAEAAFRACERAVLTHGGMGYAEEYDVERWFRESLVPRIAPVSREMILNYVGEKVLGLPRSY
- a CDS encoding CypX, Cytochrome P450, translated to MGSVGLYGLAWQVAVSAAVAAFGVFAFKMYQMRIIFYKLKKQGLPMPEWDFAAGNLKTLPGLLEKFPKGSQQSDAFSLLSYDFKENDNCFYIDLWPFTSPLLVVTSPDLAMQACGPEHDLPKPAILIPFFAPFAGGPNLFDMNGAEWKRSRALFNPGFSDRVMLESTPHIIEEAEVYVALLREHAKKGDTFSLDRLTCDYMMDLIGAITINARLHSMTGHNDLAAAMRSSIEWHCQDEEMNPFKRWNPMRPLIEWHNGKTMDRYINTELDKRYEDWRTNEPDTRAKSVMDIAIAAYMGERKASEKLDAQFKKWATTQIRLFLFAGHDSTAATIVYSFHMLSKYPEALAKIRAEHDEVFGGDVDSAVEIIKERPEQVNKLPYTTAVIKETLRLFPPASGMRGGRPGVFLQDKNGTKYPTEGLNIWVVHGAIQRNPNYWPEPHNFIPERWLVEPGHPLYPPKGGWRPFEFGPRNCLGQTLAMLDIKITLAMTVREFDVKDQYDEWDRQDPSSGIKTVFGERAYQVPQGAAHPVHGFPCKVTSRRSDDKA